The Prunus persica cultivar Lovell chromosome G7, Prunus_persica_NCBIv2, whole genome shotgun sequence genome has a segment encoding these proteins:
- the LOC18770516 gene encoding probable zinc metalloprotease EGY1, chloroplastic, with the protein MGTLTTCTLNTLDFNFTVKSRQIPNFRLPKKPKSSCFLCRRSIQSERVWFPRRSFRRLRCYSSSDNGNHEGETSSSGSSNKSTTDSAPTTTTTTASPPEVAEDTRTNDYDSDPPSVSSRPPTISPLGPAYNNFQVDSFKLMELLGPEKVDPADVKLIKEKLFGYSTFWVTKEEPFGDLGEGILFLGNLRGKREEVFAKFQSLLAEVTGNKYNLFMVEEPNAEDLDPRGGPRVSFGLLRKEVSEPGPTTLWQYVIAFLLFLLTIGSSVELGIASQINRLPPEVVKYFTDPNAIDPPDMELLFPFVDSALPLAYGVLGVLLFHEVGHFLAAFPKKVKLSIPFFIPNITLGSFGAITQFKSVLPDRSTKVDISLAGPFAGAALSLSMFAAGLLLSSNPNTTGDLVQVPSMLFQGSLLLGLISRATLGYASMHAATVPIHPLMIAGWCGLTTTAFNMLPVGCLDGGRAVQGAFGKNALVAFGLTTYTLLGLGVLGGPLSLPWGLYVLICQRTPEKPCLNDVTEVGTWRKTIVTVAVFLVVLTLLPVWDELAEELGIGLVTTF; encoded by the exons ATGGGAACGCTCACTACCTGCACTTTGAACACCCTGGATTTCAATTTCACTGTCAAATCCCGTCAAATTCCGAATTTCAGATTACCCAAGAAGCCCAAGAGTTCATGCTTCTTGTGCAGAAGAAGCATACAGAGCGAGAGAGTTTGGTTCCCGCGTAGGAGTTTTCGTAGGCTTAGATGTTATAGCTCTAGTGATAATGGTAACCATGAAGGAGAGACCAGCAGCAGCGGCAGTAGTAATAAGTCAACAACTGACTCGGCCCCCACGACGACGACAACAACGGCTTCACCGCCAGAAGTGGCCGAAGATACACGCACGAACGACTATGACTCTGACCCTCCATCGGTTTCTTCCAGG CCACCAACTATATCACCACTTGGACCCGCTTACAATAATTTCCAAGTTGACTCTTTCAAACTGATGGAACTCCTTGGACCCGAGAAGGTTGATCCTGCTGATGTAAAGCTGATTAAGGAAAAGCTTTTTGGTTATTCTACCTTTTGGGTGACCAAAGAGGAGCCTTTTGGAGACCTTGGTGAGGGTATTCTCTTCCTTGGGAATTTGaggggaaagagagaagaggtcTTTGCCAAATTCCAGAGTCTACTGGCTGAGGTCACAGGTAATAAGTACAACCTTTTTATGGTGGAGGAACCCAATGCAGAAGATCTAGATCCACGTGGTGGGCCGCGCGTTAGCTTTGGGTTGCTGCGGAAAGAGGTCTCTGAACCAGGGCCAACAACACTTTGGCAATATGTAATTGCTTTCTTGTTATTCCTTCTAACAATTGGATCATCTGTAGAGTTAGGAATTGCATCTCAG ATAAATAGACTTCCACCAGAGGTGGTGAAGTACTTCACAGATCCAAATGCCATTGATCCACCAGATATGGAGTTGCTATTTCCCTTTGTAGACTCGGCTTTGCCCTTAGCGTATGGTGTTCTGGGGGTTTTGCTATTTCAC GAAGTTGGGCATTTTCTGGCTGCTTTCCCAAAGAAAGTGAAACTTAGCATTCCTTTCTTCATTCCTAATATTACTCTTGGCAGTTTTGGAGCAATCACTCAG TTTAAATCCGTTCTTCCTGATCGGAGCACAAAAGTCGACATATCACTTGCGGGCCCGTTTGCTGGTGCTGCATTGTCGCTGTCAATGTTTGCAGCAGGGCTGCTGCTCTCATCTAACCCCAATACCACAGGAGATCTAGTGCAGGTTCCAAGCATGTTGTTTCAGGGTTCTTTGCTTCTTGGACTTATCAGTAGAGCTACTCTTGGTTATGC ATCAATGCATGCTGCGACTGTTCCAATTCATCCTCTTATGATTGCTGGCTG GTGTGGGTTGACAACAACAGCTTTTAATATGCTTCCGGTGGGGTGTCTTGATGGTGGAAGAGCTGTGCAG GGTGCTTTTGGAAAAAATGCCCTAGTTGCCTTTGGCTTGACGACATACACGTTGCTTGGATTGGGAGTG CTCGGCGGACCTCTGTCACTTCCATGGGGACTCTATGTACTCATATGCCAG AGGACTCCAGAGAAACCTTGCCTAAATGATGTAACGGAGGTTGGAACGTGGAGAAAAACAATTGTCACGGTGGCAGTTTTCCTTGTCGTACTCACACTTCTTCCTGTATGGGATGAGCTTGCAGAGGAGCTAGGTATAGGTCTTGTAACCACATTTTGA